One window of the Hemitrygon akajei chromosome 5, sHemAka1.3, whole genome shotgun sequence genome contains the following:
- the LOC140728270 gene encoding uncharacterized protein — MKSFLLTIIAVQILHCLGVPVPEDALRASVLKLNEITKVTNLCGITGRRVANTYRTGKLSYSVDLTFSVKETICSKNSGLEFDDPSCYFRPKNIAEEGFCKSHVEYFANKVADIEVECDGLKTVDSESDSTESSEATIEEISESRETSFEETSDVESKSVESSLEEPSNDQTESEDTSLEETADAQSESEETSLESLKVKTRSIETSLEETSDMRSRSEETYLQESSNEKSQSTELSHEEYSNEYEDSRFQH, encoded by the exons ATGAAATCCTTCCTGCTCACCATCATTGCCGTGCAGATCCTCCACTGCTTAG GAGTGCCTGTCCCTGAGGATGCTCTGAGAGCCTCAGTTCTGAAGCTGAATGAAATCACTAAGGTTACCAATCTGTGTGGTATCACTGGAAGAAGAGTAGCAAAT ACCTATCGCACAGGTAAACTGTCATACAGTGTGGATTTAACATTCTCTGTGAAAGAAACCATCTGCTCCAAGAATTCTGGACTGGAATTTGATGATCCCAGCTGCTATTTCCGTCCTAAAAATATCGCT GAGGAAGGGTTTTGCAAAAGCCATGTTGAATACTTTGCCAATAAGGTGGCTGACATTGAAGTGGAGTGTGACGGTCTGAAGACAGTTGACAGTGAGAGTGACTCGACAGAATCAAGTGAAGCCACTATTGAG GAAATATCTGAGTCAAGAGAGACATCATTTGAAGAAACATCAGAT GTGGAAAGCAAATCAGTCGAGTCTTCACTGGAAGAGCCATCAAAT GACCAAACAGAGTCAGAGGACACATCCCTGGAAGAGACAGCAGAT GCACAAAGTGAATCAGAAGAAACATCACTGGAATCTTTAAAA GTCAAAACCAGATCAATAGAGACATCACTGGAGGAGACATCAGAT ATGAGAAGCAGATCAGAGGAGACATATCTCCAGGAATCTTCAAAT GAGAAAAGCCAATCAACAGAATTATCACATGAAGAATATTCAAAT GAATACGAGGATTCAAGGTTCCAACACTAA